One window of Cygnus atratus isolate AKBS03 ecotype Queensland, Australia chromosome 29, CAtr_DNAZoo_HiC_assembly, whole genome shotgun sequence genomic DNA carries:
- the GPR182 gene encoding G-protein coupled receptor 182, which produces MAETTAAPSEAPTLPNEYGDYHNWSELFHLFNYTYTFCEFSLDENVKRVVLFILYLVIFVVGLVENLLVIWVNWQTRGNKSLVNLYIINMAIADLGVLLSLPIWMLEVMLDYTWLWGSFLCRFTHYFYFANMYASIFFLTCLSVDRYVSLTSSSLFWRKHQHRARRIICACSWVLAAAIPFLEVAHMQLVNTGEPICIFMAPFETYDEWALAVSLATTTIGFLIPFPIITVFNILTARFLKRTKPESRKHCLLIYAYIIVFLVSWLPFHVTLTLLTLDGNHIILHCTFAHFLYFFYDIIDCFTLLHCVINPILYNFLSKNFRSKLISAVVKYIPKDLAGQKGADNSSSTTQHSIVITKDNNPPN; this is translated from the coding sequence ATGGCTGAGACGACCGCTGCCCCCAGCGAAGCGCCCACTCTCCCAAATGAGTATGGGGACTACCACAACTGGTCTGAGCTGTTCCACCTCTTCAACTACACCTACACGTTCTGCGAGTTCAGCCTGGATGAGAATGTCAAGCGGGTCGTCCTCTTCATCCTTTACCTGGTCATCTTCGTGGTGGGCTTGGTGGAGAACCTCCTCGTCATCTGGGTCAACTGGCAGACACGGGGCAACAAGAGCTTGGTGAACCTCTACATCATCAACATGGCCATTGCCGACCTTGGAGTGCTGCTCTCGCTACCCATCTGGATGCTGGAAGTGATGCTGGATTACACCTGGCTCTGGGGCAGCTTCCTCTGCCGCTTCACGCACTACTTCTACTTCGCCAACATGTATGCCAGCATCTTCTTTCTCACCTGCCTGAGTGTGGATCGCTACGTGTCCCTGACGAGCTCCTCCCTCTTCTGGCGTAAGCACCAGCACCGGGCACGCCGCATCATCTGCGCCTGCAGCTGGGTCCTGGCAGCAGCCATCCCCTTCCTGGAGGTCGCTCACATGCAGCTGGTCAACACCGGAGAGCCCATCTGCATCTTCATGGCCCCCTTCGAGACCTATGACGAGTGGGCGCTGGCAGTCAGCTTGGCCACCACCACCATTGGGTTCCTCATCCCCTTCCCCATCATCACCGTTTTCAACATCCTGACGGCCAGGTTCCTGAAGCGCACCAAGCCGGAGAGCAGGAAGCACTGTCTGCTCATCTACGCCTACATCATCGTGTTCCTCGTCAGCTGGCTGCCCTTCCACGTCACACTCACACTGCTCACCCTTGACGGCAACCACATCATCCTCCACTGCACGTTCGCTCACTTCCTCTACTTCTTCTACGACATCATAGACTGCTTCACCCTGCTCCACTGCGTGATCAACCCAATCCTCTACAATTTCCTAAGCAAAAACTTCCGCAGCAAGCTCATCTCTGCCGTGGTGAAATACATCCCCAAAGACCTAGCCGGCCAGAAAGGTGCAGACAATTCCTCCTCCACCACACAGCACTCCATAGTCATCACGAAGGACAACAACCCCCCCAACTAA
- the ZBTB39 gene encoding zinc finger and BTB domain-containing protein 39, giving the protein MGMRIKLHSTNHPNNLLKELNKCRLSETMCDVTILVGTRSFAAHKAVLACAAGYFQNLFLNTGLDTARTYVVDFITPANFEKILSFVYTSELFTDLINVGVIYEVAERLGMEDLLQACHSTFPDLESSAIPKQPSLAVGEGRSGPLSSTSSEQNHSVGEIRSSGEHFGPERGYILHGEAVGSYKEDDRNNASEGSQALALMQQQQPPKTEQEPDAGQFAPAASVAAQPSLGSVNIVVQNTTSSCQQYKVQSNGDYSKGGFFTTDTSLDISTGSNSCPSNSDHSKEQGFVQMDELQLEDLGEDELHFEDASEELGPSEEVIELSDDSEEELAFENDSRDSKAMPCQVCKKVLEPNIQLIRQHARDHVDLLTGNCKVCETHFQDRNSRVTHVLSHIGIFLFSCDMCETKFFTQWQLTLHRREGVFDNNVIVHPSDPLPGKVGTFGGGSGLELACAACGKPLAKDFHTIRNHILDHVNLKSQTCGVCDQRHVSLCSLMWHALSHLGISVFSCSVCANSFVDRHLLEKHLAVHQNVEEALFRCHFCGQSFKLEAAYRYHVSQHKCGSGLDIRPSFGDRLQPQGLQKRKLPEEFLSEDLALQSQPGNSKYSCKVCGKRFAHTSEFNYHRRIHTGEKPYQCKVCHKFFRGRSTIKCHLRTHSGALMYRCTVCGHYSSTLNLMSKHIGVHKGSLPPDFTIEQTFMYIIHSKDAEKNADS; this is encoded by the coding sequence ATGGGCATGAGGATCAAGCTGCACAGCACCAACCACCCCAACAACCTGCTGAAGGAACTCAACAAGTGCAGGCTCTCTGAGACCATGTGCGACGTCACCATTTTGGTGGGCACCCGCTCCTTTGCTGCGCACAAGGCTGTCCTGGCCTGTGCCGCAGGCTACTTCCAGAACCTCTTTCTGAACACGGGGCTGGACACCGCTCGAACCTACGTCGTGGACTTCATCACCCCGGCCAACTTCGAGAAGATCCTCAGCTTCGTGTACACCTCGGAGCTCTTCACAGACCTGATCAACGTAGGCGTCATTTACGAGGTGGCGGAGCGGCTGGGCATGGAGGACCTGCTGCAGGCCTGCCACTCGACCTTCCCTGACTTGGAGAGCTCGGCCATCCCCAAGCAGCCCTCCCTGGCCGTGGGCGAGGGCCGGTCAGGTCCTCTGAGCAGCACCTCCTCCGAGCAGAACCATTCCGTGGGGGAAATCCGGAGCAGCGGGGAGCATTTTGGCCCCGAGCGCGGTTACATCCTGCACGGGGAGGCAGTGGGCAGCTACAAGGAGGACGACAGGAATAACGCGAGCGAAGGCAGCCAGGCCCTTGCCctgatgcagcagcagcagcctcccaaGACGGAGCAGGAACCAGATGCAGGGCAGTTTGCTCCTGCCGCAAGCGtggcagcccagcccagcctgggcagcGTGAACATCGTCGTTCAAAACACCACGAGCTCCTGCCAGCAGTATAAAGTCCAGAGCAACGGTGACTACAGCAAGGGTGGCTTCTTCACCACCGACACTTCCCTGGACATCTCCACGGGAAGCAACTCCTGTCCCAGCAACAGCGACCACTCCAAAGAGCAGGGCTTTGTGCAGATGGATGAGCTTCAGCTGGAAGATTTGGGTGAGGACGAACTGCACTTTGAAGATGCCAGCGAGGAGCTGGGCCCATCAGAAGAAGTCATTGAGCTGAGCGACGACAGCGAGGAAGAGCTGGCCTTTGAGAACGACAGCCGGGATAGCAAGGCCATGCCCTGCCAGGTGTGCAAGAAGGTGCTGGAGCCCAACATCCAGCTGATCCGCCAGCACGCCAGAGATCACGTTGACCTGCTGACCGGGAACTGCAAGGTCTGCGAAACCCACTTCCAGGACCGGAACTCCAGGGTCACTCACGTTTTGTCCCACATCGgcatcttcctcttctcctgcgACATGTGCGAGACCAAGTTCTTCACCCAGTGGCAGCTCACCCTGCACCGCAGAGAGGGGGTGTTCGACAACAACGTCATCGTCCACCCCAGCGACCCGCTGCCGGGGAAGGTCGGCACGTTTGGCGGAGGATCCGGCTTGGAGCTGGCATGCGCCGCCTGCGGGAAGCCTTTGGCCAAAGACTTCCACACCATCCGCAACCACATCCTGGACCACGTGAACCTGAAAAGCCAGACGTGCGGCGTATGCGATCAGAGGCACGTGAGCCTCTGCAGCCTGATGTGGCATGCCCTGTCTCACTTGGGGATCTCGGTCTTCTCCTGCTCTGTTTGCGCCAACAGCTTTGTGGACCGGCACCTCCTGGAGAAGCACCTGGCCGTCCACCAGAACGTGGAGGAGGCCCTTTTCCGCTGCCACTTCTGCGGGCAGAGCTTCAAGCTGGAGGCAGCGTACCGCTACCATGTCAGCCAGCACAAGTGCGGCAGCGGCCTGGACATCCGACCCAGCTTCGGTGACCGGCTCCAGCCGCAgggcctgcagaagaggaagctGCCTGAGGAGTTCCTGAGCGAAGACCTGGCGCTGCAGAGCCAGCCGGGCAACAGTAAGTACAGCTGCAAGGTCTGCGGGAAGAGGTTTGCCCACACCAGCGAGTTCAACTACCACCGGAGGATTCACACCGGAGAGAAGCCCTACCAGTGCAAGGTGTGCCACAAGTTCTTCCGCGGCCGCTCCACCATCAAGTGCCACCTGCGGACGCACTCAGGGGCCCTCATGTACCGCTGCACCGTGTGCGGCCACTACAGCTCCACGCTCAACCTCATGAGCAAGCACATAGGCGTGCACAAAGGCAGCCTCCCCCCGGACTTCACCATTGAGCAGACTTTCATGTACATTATCCATTCCAAAGATGCggagaaaaatgcagacagCTGA
- the MYO1A gene encoding unconventional myosin-Ia isoform X1 has translation MEAAATLLDAEAVGDLVLLDPLTEESLLHTLQERFRRSDIYTYIGDVVISVNPYRPLPIYTPEKVQEYHNCNFFAVKPHIYAIADDAYRSLRDRDRDQCILITGESGAGKTEASKLVMSYVAAVCSKGEEVDKVKEQLLQSNPVLEAFGNAKTIRNDNSSRFGKYMDVEFDFKGEPLGGVISNYLLEKSRIVRHTKGERNFHIFYQLLAGGSAQLLQQLKLRQGSQHYGYLNRESSNLPGMDDAANFRAMQDAMAVIGFSPAEVTALLEVTAVVLKLGNVELSSCYQASGMEACSIAEPRELHEICELIKLDPGTLEQALCSRTVKARDETVLTALSVSQGYYCRDALAKNIYSRLFDWLVNRINTSIQVKPGKQRKVMGVLDIYGFEIFQDNGFEQFIINYCNEKLQQIFILMTLKEEQEEYVREGIQWTPVEFFDNGIICDLIENSKCGILAMLDEECLRPGVVNEDTFVTKLNQLFATHKHYESKETQNAKHVTDLSLPQRCFRIHHYAGKVTYNVTGFIEKNNDLLFRDLSQAMWAAQHTLLHSLFPEGDPQKVSLKLPPTAGSQFKTSVATLMKNLYSKNPNYIRCIKPNDTKTAMLFTPELVLAQIRYLGLMENVRVRRAGYAFRQLYSPFLQRYKMLGTKTWPHWAGSDREGTEVLLSELKFPPEELAYGYTKIFIRSPRTLFDLEKRRQERIGELATLIQKMFRGWRCRTQYQLMRKSQIIISAWFRGHAQKNRYKQMKRSALLLQAYARGWKSRRLLRELKVQRHRHLAASTISAYWKGYKVRRMYRRYFRSGASTRLANFIYRRLVQKFLVGLQKNLPPMSVQDRTWPPAPYKFLAGANQELKNIFYHWKCKKYRDQLTPQRKALLQAKLCASELFKDKKTLYSKSLQQPFQGEYLGLTQNPKYQKLHAVAKDKLVMAETVMKVNRANGKTVPRLLLLTTEHLVLADPKAAQPKTVLSLSDIRGVSVTRFSDGLLALHLKETSTAGIKGDLLLVSSHLIELITRLHQTLMAATSQALALHITDQFSTRFQKGDMAITVVESAKGSNDVPVCKKRGSHKMEVLVH, from the exons ATGGAAGCCGCCGCCACGCTGCTGGACGCTGAGGCCGTCGGGgacctggtgctgctggaccCACTCACCGAGGAGTCGCTGCTCCACACCCTGCAGGAGCGCTTCCGCCGCAGCGACATCTAC ACGTACATCGGGGATGTGGTGATCTCGGTGAACCCCTACCGGCCCCTGCCCATCTACACCCCTGAGAAGGTGCAGGAGTACCACAACTGCAACTTCTTTGCCGTGAAGCCCCACAT CTACGCCATCGCGGACGATGCCTACCGCTCCCtgcgggaccgggaccgggaccagTGTATCCTCATCACCGGTGAAAGCGGCGCCGGCAAGACAG AGGCCAGCAAGCTGGTGATGTCCTATGTGGCGGCCGTGTGCAGCAAAGGGGAGGAGGTGGACAAGGTgaaggagcagctcctgcagtccAACCCCGTGCTGGAGG CCTTCGGAAATGCCAAAACCATCCGCAACGACAACTCCTCCCGCTTT GGCAAGTACATGGACGTGGAGTTCGACTTCAAGGGCGAGCCCCTGGGAGGGGTCATCAGCAACT ACCTGCTGGAGAAATCCCGCATCGTCCGGCACACCAAGGGCGAGAGGAACTTCCACATCTTCTACCAGCTCCTGGCCGGCGGCTCGGCGCAGCTGCTCC AGCAGCTGAAGCTCCGTCAGGGCTCCCAGCACTACGGCTACCTGAACCGGGAGAGCTCCAACCTGCCTGGCATGGACGACGCAGCCAACTTCCGTGCCATGCAG GACGCCATGGCGGTCATCGGCTTCTCGCCTGCCGAGGTGACGGCGCTGCTGGAAGTGACGGCCGTGGTGCTCAAGCTGGGCAACGtggagctgagcagctgctACCAGGCCAGCGGGATGGAGGCCTGCAGCATCGCCGAGCCACGGG AGCTGCATGAGATCTGCGAGCTGATCAAGCTGGACCCCGGCACGCTGGAGCAGGCGCTGTGCTCCCGCACCGTGAAGGCACGGGATGAGACCGTGCTCACCGCCCTCAGTGTCTCCCAG GGCTACTACTGCCGGGACGCGCTGGCCAAGAACATCTACAGCCGCCTCTTCGACTGGCTGGTGAACCGCATCAACACCAGCATCCAG GTGAAGCCGGGCAAGCAGAGGAAGGTGATGGGTGTCCTGGACATCTACGGCTTCGAGATCTTCCAG GACAACGGCTTTGAGCAGTTCATCATCAACTACTGCAatgagaagctgcagcagatCTTCATCCTGATGACCCtgaaggaggagcaggaggaataCGTCCGAGAG GGCATCCAGTGGACGCCGGTGGAGTTTTTTGACAACGGCATTATCTGTGACCTGATCGAGAAT AGCAAGTGCGGGATCCTGGCCATGCTGGACGAGGAGTGCCTGCGGCCCGGCGTGGTGAACGAGGACACCTTCGTCACCAAGCTGAACCAGCTCTTCGCCACCCACAAGCACTACGAGAGCAAGGAGACGCAGAATGCCAAGCACGTCACGGACCTCAGCCTGCCGCAGCGCTGCTTCCGCATCCACCACTACGCCGGCAAG GTGACCTACAACGTGACGGGCTTCATCGAGAAGAACAACGACCTGCTCTTCCGTGACCTGTCGCAGGCCATGTGGGCTGCTCAGCACACGCTGCTGCACTCCCTCTTCCCCGAGGGCGACCCCCAGAAAGTCTCCCTCAAGCTGCCCCCCACTGCCGGCTCCCAGTTCAAGACCTCGGTGGCGACGCTGATGAAGAACCTCTACTCCAAGAACCCCAACTACATCAG GTGCATCAAGCCCAACGACACCAAAACGGCGATGCTCTTCACGCcggagctggtgctggcacagATCCGCTACCTGGGGCTGATGGAGAACGTGCGGGTGCGGCGGGCGGGCTACGCCTTCCGCCAGCTCTACAGCCCCTTCCTGCAGCGCTACAAGATGCTGGGCACCAAGACCTGGCCCCACTGGGCGGGCAGCGACAG GGAGGGGACTGAGGTGCTGCTGTCGGAGCTGAAGTTCCCCCCCGAGGAGCTGGCTTACGGCTACACCAAGATCTTCATCCGCTCGCCACGCACC ctctttgaCCTGGAGAAGCGGCGCCAGGAGCGCATAGGCGAGCTCGCCACCCTCATCCAGAAGATGTTTCGGGGCTGGCGGTGCCGGACCCAGTACCAGCTGATGCGCAAGAGTCAGATCATCATCTCCGCCTGGTTCCGGGGCCATGCG CAAAAGAACAGGTACAAGCAGATGAAGCGGTCGGCGCTGCTCCTCCAGGCATACGCGCGGGGCTGGAAG TCTCGCAGGCTCCTCCGGGAGCTGAAGGTCCAGCGCCACCGCCACCTGGCCGCCAGCACCATTTCTGCTTACTGGAAAGGGTACAAG GTCCGCAGGATGTACCGGCGATATTTCCGCTCTGGCGCCAGCACGCGCCTGGCCAACTTCATCTACCGGCGGCTG gtgcagaaGTTTCTCGTGGGGCTGCAGAAGAACCTCCCGCCGATGTCGGTGCAGGACCGGACCTGGCCCCCAGCGCCCTACAAGTTCCTGGCAGGCGCGAACCAGGAGCTGAAGAACATCTTCTACCACTGGAAG TGCAAGAAGTACCGGGACCAGCTGACACCGCAGCGgaaagccctgctgcaggccaaGCTCTGCGCCAGCGAGCTCTTCAAGGACAAGAAGACGCTCTACAGCAAGAG cctgcagcagcccttcCAGGGCGAGTACTTGGGGCTGACACAGAACCCCAAGTACCAGAAGCTCCACGCCGTGGCCAAGGACAAGCTGGTGATGGCTGAAACCGTGATGAAGGTGAACAGAGCCAACGGCAAG ACGGTGCCgcgcctgctgctgctgaccacCGAGCACCTGGTCCTGGCCGACCCCAAGGCCGCCCAGCCCAAGACCGTGCTCAGCCTGAGCGACATCCGCGGCGTCTCCGTCACCCGCTTCTCTGACGGCTTGCTGGCCCTGCACCTCAAGGAG ACCTCCACGGCGGGGATCAAGGGCGACCTCCTGCTCGTCAGCAGCCACCTCATCGAGCTCATCACGCGCCTGCACCAGACCCTGATGGCCGCCACCTCCCAGGCCCTGGCCCTGCACATCACAGACCA gttcTCCACCCGCTTCCAGAAGGGCGACATGGCCATCACCGTGGTGGAGTCGGCCAAGGGCAGCAACGACGTCCCCGTCTGCAAGAAGCGGGGCAGCCACAAGATGGAGGTCCTCGTCCACTGA
- the MYO1A gene encoding unconventional myosin-Ia isoform X2, whose product MEAAATLLDAEAVGDLVLLDPLTEESLLHTLQERFRRSDIYTYIGDVVISVNPYRPLPIYTPEKVQEYHNCNFFAVKPHIYAIADDAYRSLRDRDRDQCILITGESGAGKTEASKLVMSYVAAVCSKGEEVDKVKEQLLQSNPVLEAFGNAKTIRNDNSSRFGKYMDVEFDFKGEPLGGVISNYLLEKSRIVRHTKGERNFHIFYQLLAGGSAQLLQQLKLRQGSQHYGYLNRESSNLPGMDDAANFRAMQDAMAVIGFSPAEVTALLEVTAVVLKLGNVELSSCYQASGMEACSIAEPRELHEICELIKLDPGTLEQALCSRTVKARDETVLTALSVSQGYYCRDALAKNIYSRLFDWLVNRINTSIQVKPGKQRKVMGVLDIYGFEIFQDNGFEQFIINYCNEKLQQIFILMTLKEEQEEYVREGIQWTPVEFFDNGIICDLIENSKCGILAMLDEECLRPGVVNEDTFVTKLNQLFATHKHYESKETQNAKHVTDLSLPQRCFRIHHYAGKVTYNVTGFIEKNNDLLFRDLSQAMWAAQHTLLHSLFPEGDPQKVSLKLPPTAGSQFKTSVATLMKNLYSKNPNYIRCIKPNDTKTAMLFTPELVLAQIRYLGLMENVRVRRAGYAFRQLYSPFLQRYKMLGTKTWPHWAGSDREGTEVLLSELKFPPEELAYGYTKIFIRSPRTLFDLEKRRQERIGELATLIQKMFRGWRCRTQYQLMRKSQIIISAWFRGHAQKNRYKQMKRSALLLQAYARGWKVRRMYRRYFRSGASTRLANFIYRRLVQKFLVGLQKNLPPMSVQDRTWPPAPYKFLAGANQELKNIFYHWKCKKYRDQLTPQRKALLQAKLCASELFKDKKTLYSKSLQQPFQGEYLGLTQNPKYQKLHAVAKDKLVMAETVMKVNRANGKTVPRLLLLTTEHLVLADPKAAQPKTVLSLSDIRGVSVTRFSDGLLALHLKETSTAGIKGDLLLVSSHLIELITRLHQTLMAATSQALALHITDQFSTRFQKGDMAITVVESAKGSNDVPVCKKRGSHKMEVLVH is encoded by the exons ATGGAAGCCGCCGCCACGCTGCTGGACGCTGAGGCCGTCGGGgacctggtgctgctggaccCACTCACCGAGGAGTCGCTGCTCCACACCCTGCAGGAGCGCTTCCGCCGCAGCGACATCTAC ACGTACATCGGGGATGTGGTGATCTCGGTGAACCCCTACCGGCCCCTGCCCATCTACACCCCTGAGAAGGTGCAGGAGTACCACAACTGCAACTTCTTTGCCGTGAAGCCCCACAT CTACGCCATCGCGGACGATGCCTACCGCTCCCtgcgggaccgggaccgggaccagTGTATCCTCATCACCGGTGAAAGCGGCGCCGGCAAGACAG AGGCCAGCAAGCTGGTGATGTCCTATGTGGCGGCCGTGTGCAGCAAAGGGGAGGAGGTGGACAAGGTgaaggagcagctcctgcagtccAACCCCGTGCTGGAGG CCTTCGGAAATGCCAAAACCATCCGCAACGACAACTCCTCCCGCTTT GGCAAGTACATGGACGTGGAGTTCGACTTCAAGGGCGAGCCCCTGGGAGGGGTCATCAGCAACT ACCTGCTGGAGAAATCCCGCATCGTCCGGCACACCAAGGGCGAGAGGAACTTCCACATCTTCTACCAGCTCCTGGCCGGCGGCTCGGCGCAGCTGCTCC AGCAGCTGAAGCTCCGTCAGGGCTCCCAGCACTACGGCTACCTGAACCGGGAGAGCTCCAACCTGCCTGGCATGGACGACGCAGCCAACTTCCGTGCCATGCAG GACGCCATGGCGGTCATCGGCTTCTCGCCTGCCGAGGTGACGGCGCTGCTGGAAGTGACGGCCGTGGTGCTCAAGCTGGGCAACGtggagctgagcagctgctACCAGGCCAGCGGGATGGAGGCCTGCAGCATCGCCGAGCCACGGG AGCTGCATGAGATCTGCGAGCTGATCAAGCTGGACCCCGGCACGCTGGAGCAGGCGCTGTGCTCCCGCACCGTGAAGGCACGGGATGAGACCGTGCTCACCGCCCTCAGTGTCTCCCAG GGCTACTACTGCCGGGACGCGCTGGCCAAGAACATCTACAGCCGCCTCTTCGACTGGCTGGTGAACCGCATCAACACCAGCATCCAG GTGAAGCCGGGCAAGCAGAGGAAGGTGATGGGTGTCCTGGACATCTACGGCTTCGAGATCTTCCAG GACAACGGCTTTGAGCAGTTCATCATCAACTACTGCAatgagaagctgcagcagatCTTCATCCTGATGACCCtgaaggaggagcaggaggaataCGTCCGAGAG GGCATCCAGTGGACGCCGGTGGAGTTTTTTGACAACGGCATTATCTGTGACCTGATCGAGAAT AGCAAGTGCGGGATCCTGGCCATGCTGGACGAGGAGTGCCTGCGGCCCGGCGTGGTGAACGAGGACACCTTCGTCACCAAGCTGAACCAGCTCTTCGCCACCCACAAGCACTACGAGAGCAAGGAGACGCAGAATGCCAAGCACGTCACGGACCTCAGCCTGCCGCAGCGCTGCTTCCGCATCCACCACTACGCCGGCAAG GTGACCTACAACGTGACGGGCTTCATCGAGAAGAACAACGACCTGCTCTTCCGTGACCTGTCGCAGGCCATGTGGGCTGCTCAGCACACGCTGCTGCACTCCCTCTTCCCCGAGGGCGACCCCCAGAAAGTCTCCCTCAAGCTGCCCCCCACTGCCGGCTCCCAGTTCAAGACCTCGGTGGCGACGCTGATGAAGAACCTCTACTCCAAGAACCCCAACTACATCAG GTGCATCAAGCCCAACGACACCAAAACGGCGATGCTCTTCACGCcggagctggtgctggcacagATCCGCTACCTGGGGCTGATGGAGAACGTGCGGGTGCGGCGGGCGGGCTACGCCTTCCGCCAGCTCTACAGCCCCTTCCTGCAGCGCTACAAGATGCTGGGCACCAAGACCTGGCCCCACTGGGCGGGCAGCGACAG GGAGGGGACTGAGGTGCTGCTGTCGGAGCTGAAGTTCCCCCCCGAGGAGCTGGCTTACGGCTACACCAAGATCTTCATCCGCTCGCCACGCACC ctctttgaCCTGGAGAAGCGGCGCCAGGAGCGCATAGGCGAGCTCGCCACCCTCATCCAGAAGATGTTTCGGGGCTGGCGGTGCCGGACCCAGTACCAGCTGATGCGCAAGAGTCAGATCATCATCTCCGCCTGGTTCCGGGGCCATGCG CAAAAGAACAGGTACAAGCAGATGAAGCGGTCGGCGCTGCTCCTCCAGGCATACGCGCGGGGCTGGAAG GTCCGCAGGATGTACCGGCGATATTTCCGCTCTGGCGCCAGCACGCGCCTGGCCAACTTCATCTACCGGCGGCTG gtgcagaaGTTTCTCGTGGGGCTGCAGAAGAACCTCCCGCCGATGTCGGTGCAGGACCGGACCTGGCCCCCAGCGCCCTACAAGTTCCTGGCAGGCGCGAACCAGGAGCTGAAGAACATCTTCTACCACTGGAAG TGCAAGAAGTACCGGGACCAGCTGACACCGCAGCGgaaagccctgctgcaggccaaGCTCTGCGCCAGCGAGCTCTTCAAGGACAAGAAGACGCTCTACAGCAAGAG cctgcagcagcccttcCAGGGCGAGTACTTGGGGCTGACACAGAACCCCAAGTACCAGAAGCTCCACGCCGTGGCCAAGGACAAGCTGGTGATGGCTGAAACCGTGATGAAGGTGAACAGAGCCAACGGCAAG ACGGTGCCgcgcctgctgctgctgaccacCGAGCACCTGGTCCTGGCCGACCCCAAGGCCGCCCAGCCCAAGACCGTGCTCAGCCTGAGCGACATCCGCGGCGTCTCCGTCACCCGCTTCTCTGACGGCTTGCTGGCCCTGCACCTCAAGGAG ACCTCCACGGCGGGGATCAAGGGCGACCTCCTGCTCGTCAGCAGCCACCTCATCGAGCTCATCACGCGCCTGCACCAGACCCTGATGGCCGCCACCTCCCAGGCCCTGGCCCTGCACATCACAGACCA gttcTCCACCCGCTTCCAGAAGGGCGACATGGCCATCACCGTGGTGGAGTCGGCCAAGGGCAGCAACGACGTCCCCGTCTGCAAGAAGCGGGGCAGCCACAAGATGGAGGTCCTCGTCCACTGA